In Mya arenaria isolate MELC-2E11 chromosome 1, ASM2691426v1, the genomic stretch AGTTTATTCTTtctaattttattaacatatacatatatctacGAAGCATCGCATTCAACACAGACACTGGAAGTTTTATACAAGTCTGGATTATAAGTTTTGACCATAAACTGATCATTTGTGTGTCGATATCTATTTACAATGGTTGAATACCACTTCTCTATAATCCACACAATCacttcttttaacattttgtgtacatgttccattgttttgttctttttctaATACATAATTACCACCATAACCCATCCtcttatttcagaaaaaaatacaattgattttaCAGTAGTCAGTAGATAAACATATATGTCTTCCTTTTTACtgaacaaaatatagtttttgttgCTTGTAAACAATACGATCTTTagctttacaaaaaaatataaccttaacatttaaatttagaCATTTCATCAATTTTGTGAAGGTAAATCAAAGTAAATTATTATCTTTGTgagtttgttttcataatttccaGTTTCACAGAGACTGAGAACGGTAGTCTTAAGTTTACATAATCTTAGCCATGTTAATAACTAGGTAAACACTTTCGAAACACATCAGCTATACAGTATGTGGAACACACAGTCTATACTTCATAACACAGATAATTCACTGCCGCCTAAAGCTCAAAATGCaatcaaacacaacaaaattcAGTTTAAACCAGGAAATCGATCTTCAAGTGATGAACCTTTCTTGTTGATTTTTCTGTTGCCTCAACGTCAATTTCTGTTCCTCCAAAGATGAACCTTACAATTACCTCTCTGTCTTTTCCGCTGCGGGATAGAGGGATGGTAAGATTCCCAACACAAGTACACCCTGGATCTGTTGTATACATGGGGTTCTTCtcatatgtaataaaaatgGGAAAGACAATTGAGCTTTGGTCTGATTCCATACTAACATAACGCCGTTTAAATTGGGTCTCACCAACCTTTAGTTTCTGTCCAATTTCTATATGCTTCAAAAAAATATCGGTGCATCGGGCTTTTCcttcataatatttctttttggtCACATCGTGTTTGGTTGCATCGAAAGGAGAGGTCGTTTCAACACCGTAAGTCCGTTGGCTAATACGTTCTTTGATAGCTTTTGTGTTGTGCCCAAATATTACAGCCCCTTTCAGTACTGCCAGGCTTGCTTCCCGTGGAACAATTCTTTTTAGAGCTCCGAACTCTTTGCTCACAGCGTGTTGAAGCATAGGCGATTCGGAAAATCCACCTACCATCAAAATAGCTTCTACACCCCTGTTTACTGGCAAGCTTAGAATGTTCTTCAAGTGCCCAACAGTGCTTGAAACACATGTTTCGAAATACCGTCTGGCAACGCTAGCGTCGATCTTGACCTTTTCGTTTGTCATTGACACCTTATAACAGTAAAACAGATTTTTGaagaaatcatgtttaattaataattgtctagtataatttgtttaatatttgagtCAAAAAATCAGACTTCTAAAAAAAGTATTGGTAAGTATTGGAAactgtattttctttttcattgttatatttatgtattgccTGATCGTGAATGATAATGACTTGCATATTAATACATAATTGAAAAGAACAAACAATTCTTACAAATTCATTTTACGACAAAATATATAAGTAGACACCATGTAACAGTAGAACAAGTATCAAGGATTTACCGAAGAGGCGTAATACGTGTTCTTGATGAGGTCACACAAGGCTCGTCCCTGTCGTTTCTCTATCAAGGTACACAGGGACAGAGGAAGGGGTATAATCATCTTGCTGTCCTTGTCTGGAGAAATGGACCGCTTCTTGTTTTCGAATCGACGAAACAAATCAATGAAATCGTACAAGTGGTTTCGCTTTAAATCGGCCATGGCGTCGAACCCTGCAcacgaaaataatattttttgtatgatttacgaactgtaaaacaatgatattaagaatatttctattcatttttattgaaatgctaTCAAAATTGTGGTCTGAGCTTTATCAAACTTGATCACACTTCAAATGGCAACAAACTTTTGGGTTAAGAGTTGAATTTATTCTTGGAAAGTATTTCTTGgatcgatttttttattaacaataaagtcaatcttcatttatgttaagcaaaataaaaatcaacttTTCTCCAAGACAGAATGACCAAATATATTAAGACTTTTAGGATGTCTTCTTCAGTTTATATGAAACCAAAATAcgtaaatacaaataaataagtttttgttattgaatgaattACCATACTGTTCTCAATAGAACCTTTCTTCTGAATCACTGACGATGATTTATGCTGGTTCAGTATAAATGTATGTTCTAAAATACCATATGCgttgtttaaaaacatcatCTATGTTACCTGCAATGTCATTGATGAAACCTTTGAAGGCTTCGTCGACCTTAGTTCCACCCCACGCACCGCCGCTCGCCTTGTACAGTTCCTTTACCTCCATCGAACGCAACACTCCATGGACGGTGATATCTATTGTCCCACCTTAAGTTATAGAATATTTCCTAATTTCTATACATTGCAACATGCCATTATGTTTTCACTTAAGAATGTAGCTCCTTAAGGTATACGAGACACAAATACGCGGATTCTGGAtgcctagtgaccccaaaaagtGGTATCATTCTAATGGGATTTTAATGTACAGCAAGTATATGTAGACATTATACTGTACATCGTTTTACAAACACGTTACTTTCACCTCTAAGGGCTTCAAAACTGGTCATTGCACGTCcgattttattgttgttattaagagcaaaagaaaaaaaactttaaccaaaattaTCAATAAAGTTGTTTATTTAAGATGTAAGgaattagtttttaatttaacttattaGTGAATGGAGCTATCCGAAAACTAACTTATTTGTTGGCCGGATGCTTTAAACGAAACCACCACCAAACGGAACAGAAGTAGGAAATTGAAccacattaataaaaaaatcttatactcgttatttatttttattactattactaCTGCTAAAGGATTATATGGCTTTGCGTAGcatgaaaacattttgtcaattcAAGGTAAATGAGGTTCCGGCTTCGCGATTATCTGAGCATTgacaaatgtatttatacacACATGAACcgccttttaaaaatatttaatgtttacaacTGAAATACCATGCACGCATATAAGGAACGAAAAAAAGGagtgtaaatattacacaaatattaCTATAACTTCTACAACATGTTCAAGTACATCTACCATTACCACTGCTTTTATTCcagcaaaaatgtttaaattttatttaaacaatgcatataGTATGCTAACAGACTCTTTCGCGTTCTCCTTAGATCAGTTTTGTAAGCTCCGTTTGAATAGAGGGGTTACGGAACCTGCTGTTACGAGTACGATCTACCTGATTGCTACGTACATTATCCAAAAACATACCAGCGTGTATTTTGTACCTAGAAAACATGTGAATTATTTGATGCACATCCTATTGGTACAAATATGCTTGTGCAAGGTGAACTGCAATGGCATCAACACAATCCCAAGAAAGAAAAATTATGTCAGCCATCCCTTTGCGTAAAAAAAGAGGGTTTGCaaatgactttaaatgccaacatCCAATTATACTGAAATCGGTACGTATGAGCAGTGTTCGACTAACTCCTTATGATAAGGTGCGttacatttcattatttgatcaaatattaaTTCATGAAAAGGTATAAAAAATGTCCTCACGTATACTCGAAGatacttcataatattactCATATTGCTTAACTCTCCATTCAGCTACCAGTACAGATAGAAATTGCAATTGCTTAACACGTTGTAtttatgcttaaataaaaactcACTTTGTACGAGCCTATTCAAACCGGTGTTTAAAGTTCCCATGCCTTTGGTATCGGCAGGACGTTTTAAATTTGTACACTGTACACATGGGTGTTAAAAACAAGTTATCGCCTAAACGTTCATATTTAAGTAACGTTTCGTAATCTCTCCAAGTTGAGAGCAAGGAAAGGACAAATTGGGgcataagaaagaaatatttactCTAGGATTCATATTAGAACGGATTAAAGCGAAGCTAAGACAAAAGACACATTTGGTTGTACGAAAACGATACTGAGTCATGTTGGAACAGTATGTGCAGGTCCGGGGCTACTGTTTTTATGGCATCTGCCTGTTATACCTCCCGCATCCAACACCAGATATCTCTGTCCAGCTTTCGGTATGCCGAGCGACGTTTTATTTCCTCTTCGTTCAACCGGTAGGTGGCGACAAAACAATGACGCTGCCTCTGGTTCTAGAGCAACTTGTTTCTTCGATACCAGCCTTCAGGAAAAACGCATATTAGTGAATGTGCTAAAGCACTAAACATAATACAATTCTGCACGCATTGTacttatattcaaaattaatgcgTTGCTCAACGTTGATAATAATATtagataaaaatgtttatcattcaatATATTCGTACAATATACCGCATTGCCCTATCGAAAAGATAAAGGACGACGATAAATcagatgttttcaaaattgatcaATGAAAGAATACAGTGTATTTTCGAtctatatttacaaattatttggatttttttcctttcttaacgaaatgcttataaatacatatcTCCTCTCATGTCCCCTGCATACCACATTGTATTGAGTGTTTTTGATAATCGATTAAAAGTTCTAAAAATACTCAAATTGTGTTAAAAGCTCTTTATCATTTGTCTATTTATCGTTTATGGCTTTTGAATACCTGTTTAGCGGCTTCTCTCATAAACTGTTTGGCAGCATTGTCCCAGATTGCTGGCACAGTCAACACCCAGTGTATCTCATTCTCTCGTATTGTGCCAGAAATTTTGTCGTTTGAAATTCGCCAAAGGTCGTCCTTGAGCCATCTTCAATTCATTAAAAGTAGTATTGTTTTGTTCTAGTTATTAACATATTCAAAAATGTTAACCTGCATTAAACAATTCtactttaaatataaagatttattACGACTCGTCTAATGTTCTTGACAGATATACACCATATGTTTTGTTAGATATACATCGTACGTGTTCTACATATACGAACAGATATAAACCATAAACCCTTGACATATATAAACCGCATATTCTGGACAAATATAAACCGTATATTCTTGACAGATATCAACCGtttatttttgacatatttatcttatatatCACTGCTATTGATCTGTTCTATCAACACCCCGAAATCTTAAGATCAATTGAAAGTGCAGTCATTCAATGAAGGGCAGATATGTGTAgtaaaaaaactaataatatgttttatatagttaCGACGACCGTACACAATAGAGAAAGAGAAACTAGCGAGaaacttaaaacaacaacaacatttatatattagttgttttacaattttaaagaataagAACCATGATCCTTGCAGCCACCAGAAAAGCATCCTTTCATAATAACCCCTGTACATTTAAACATCGCTCAATATAATTCCCCCCAAAAAATTAAAACGTAATGCTTACATGAtacattaatttaatgcaatataattgtttacatgttcTAGCACCGGTAAAACTTTTATAAAgacttgttaacattttaatgaacgtTTATTTTTCCAAAGGTTAAAGttagaaaatattttccttacatacaaaataaatgcgAAAACATCATCAATAACTTTCTCTAAGACTCTATAAGAATCATTTTAATTCtatgttttctatacatttaataaatagaaaaatctaaaactttctgaagaaaaaaaaaaaaaaaacatgctaaaAGTAGCAGAGGAgaaaacatactatttttattttaatgaatctaGCTGACTTTACAGATAAGACCCAGTATATTAACCATTAAGTAGTGaatttttaatgcatatattcAGGTTACAGTGTTATTTGATATAGAGGCACCCACATTTAATATGTCTGTGCAACTATTTGGCTTACTTGATCGATGGTGCAAACACAGTTTTTGCAGATAGATAACGACTATTTTCGTCTTGAATGACCATATCCCGTTCgattttctgaaacaaaatgaGAGTACATCAAATTAACATAGATAGGTAGTTTGTTTTAACGAGTCgcttggaaatattttaagtgatacattttgttaaatcagAATTTTTCAAACGCTTTCGATTCGTGttgaaactttgattgttttTGGATACAGCTATTTCAATCAGCCATGTTGCCGACATGTTGATGCGAAATACTAGCATTCTATGTCAGTGTTTGTTTCAtcgatatattttacaaatttataaaaaaatcatttcaagttttaaatttattgtactCAAAACAAGTGGACAAACTTCAAATTAATACATTACGATATGACACAATCATTGAATGGTAAAACGTCAAATGCCTGATATCAAATTACCCATTAAGTTTTGCCTAATATTGATTGTAATCAACATGATCAAGTTATTTACGTATGGCGATTTCTATAAAGTAAGTCATGAATAAactttatgtataaatattggaACGGCACACAGactaaaaatatgaatatatttattattaacagCACAGTAAAATGGGTtagaaaatacaaacaacatgaTGTGAAAGCAGATGAATTCCATAAATTGAATTTTCCCTCTAACCTTTGGCATGTACTTGCCTGGTTCcataacttcattttaaacCTTTTGAAGAAGTAGTACGATTCATGCGCCTCTTCGTCTATCAGTTCTGCGTATCTTGTCTCCGCCTCAAAGACAAATGCCTCCAGGGTTCTTCCATCGGGTTTTATCAAAACCGTTGTTGGTCCTTACCAAAAGaatgtatatgtgtgtttgataattaaaacaaaatacagtaCGATTAAGTTAGATTATGTTCACTCTATGTTATGgagaaattgatgaaaataataatattgaaccAAGTCTGTACTGCGTCATATGTTTATCTcctttcatttctttttatatatttcaaattaagtgCAGCGGCTCAAagtcatgtatatatatatatcttaaaagactcaaataattgaaaagaaacTGCCTATAATAACTACTTTGAGCAGGTGCGAGTAAATTCTTAAATCTTATTGGATAACACAACCCATGTGATATTCATTCATTTCCCAATGAGCATTCGTGTATGCAAATCAGCTTGTTAATCTTCATAACCGGGCTACTTTCTATTTACAACCTATGGCGTCACGTCATAGTAGGAAGTTGCTTACATGTGCATTTTCCTTCTTAAAAAAATCTGGggataaaaaagcaacaactgaacaataaacctttaagaaatattgcttttgttttattttttattataaatgacaaaaaattgATTGCGGATCACTGGAAGCTGAAAGTTCGTCTACAGCACAGAGTAAACATGGCGGATGATCTGTTAGATTTCGACTTGCTTAAAGATATTTTTGGTAGTTTTGAGTTGTTTGTGCCGGAATTGAGTGAGGaaactgctgctgctactgagAGTTTTCCAGAAATTGAAGAActgatgaacatttcatttgatgATTTGCCTgaagttacaaataaaaatgaaggtGAAAATGAAAAGTAAGATCTAAGCCAACAGCTTAACGAAAGTAATGACATGCCGACAATTCAGGAATATAAACAACAGGGCAGTAGATTTAATGGTAAAACTATTGTCTTAGGTAAGGAATAATGGAAGATACATTTCAGAGTTTAAAAAAGTCGcctttatgtaaatatcttacACGAAAGGTGTTGTAAATCCGCTTCGAAATGGGATAAAATGAGGAGTCGGCAGCCATTACTGGTCACATCGTTACTAAATTTAGCTCCTCGTGTCTCCAAGACGATGATGTATCCATACACGTGGGAAGGCTACAAACTACGTGGAATTATCGAGTGATGAATTGCGGTTCTTGGATAAtagcaaaatgaaaatgatcttttatttttatggttGTTATTATAAGTATTGAACATTAGTTTTctgcgtttcattgatgtatgaagtgtcgGAATCAATGAAACGCagtaaaattatgttcaattcttaagtaaattcataaaaaaacgcCGTCTAGCAGTAAATGCAATCTTAAAACGCAAGcaattagatttttttatataattatcattacaAACCCTTCGTCGATTCATGTTTCAGCCACTGTTTTGCTGATATCTGTGTTGGATCACTTTCGTATTCATGACGAAAGGAGAACGCCCAACTCGAGTACATCGTACCGAAATCTATGGCTGCAACCAGCAATGGTTTCGACTGTTTCAAAAAGAAGAATTGAGAAATCTGCATCGAATCGTACAAAACAATCTCTAATATAGTATAAAAATGGcctaacaaataaataatatcgagTCTATTTGGCAATAAGCTGAGGTGGTTCCAGCATTTCACACTAGAGAAGAGGGGATGGAGACCGCGGCGTACCTTAAGACGTACCCTTACCACATCGGCATTAAAAATATTGGTATCCTATGTCACTTGAGGTCGGGTTTTACGGCACATATAATTTTTGTCTGAAATGTTGCATTCTAGTGCATTCGTAACACAATAATATTACCAATTTTGGCAACAAGCTCTTTGAAATATACCACACTAAAAGTAATAGAGTGCAGCACatgaatcattaaataaatttgctAAAATTCATGTATTAAGAACTTTTCTTTactaatttcatttatatcGATTGTAGCGACAGTTTACAGAAACACTCGAGTACTTTCCCTGGGTAGAATCCAGTACTGTTGTCCAATTTTAGGCCATGAGAACCTTAGAGGCGGCCCCCTAACTACACGACCACTCTCACCGTCTCACCACTTAAAACTTGTATAAATAAGTATAGGAACTTCTAAAAAATGTAAtgcaataaacatgtacagatataaatatgttattcgGTATAAAGCATATTTCATTAGAGTGATTCGAATGTGTACTTACAAGAGACATATCGGAATCCCTCTTTCGTTATTGTCGTCGACTGGAACCAAATACAATACGGAAATTAAAATGGATATgatgtttgaaaacaatgatattttacttTACTTCCTATTTTGGTTAAATCCCTCAGTCCTTCACGATTTGATGATAACATGCAGATACACGACGCGTATTTTTTCATACTTCCTCTTTCGATATACAATTTGCTTGCAATGCAATACGGCCCATTTTCTTTCACAAGCTCttattttatattaccatttttttaaacataaatctaaattGTTATATGTAAACTGCTAAATTTACCTTAAGCGATCCTTTATTTAAACTCCATCAGTCCGGTTATTTCAAGTTCCACTTATCTTAACTGGAAGTAGTTTTGAAATACCTACCGAATTGGTTGAAAGTACCTGTTGACGATTTCTTGAAAAAGGTCTGTCTGAGTTTAAAGGTATGCGTCCAAACTTGCACTTTATGCTTTAAATACCGGGGCGGTACGTTGTAACGCATAAAATGAAACACACAGCTGCTGAAATATTATCTTCGTGGCCTCTCATCTTATAGCTGATACTACACAAGCGACTTTCTGTTATCTATTTATGAAGGCTAACCA encodes the following:
- the LOC128227461 gene encoding heat shock 70 kDa protein 12B-like → MSLSKPLLVAAIDFGTMYSSWAFSFRHEYESDPTQISAKQWLKHESTKGPTTVLIKPDGRTLEAFVFEAETRYAELIDEEAHESYYFFKRFKMKLWNQKIERDMVIQDENSRYLSAKTVFAPSIKLVSKKQVALEPEAASLFCRHLPVERRGNKTSLGIPKAGQRYLVLDAGGGTIDITVHGVLRSMEVKELYKASGGAWGGTKVDEAFKGFINDIAGFDAMADLKRNHLYDFIDLFRRFENKKRSISPDKDSKMIIPLPLSLCTLIEKRQGRALCDLIKNTYYASSVSMTNEKVKIDASVARRYFETCVSSTVGHLKNILSLPVNRGVEAILMVGGFSESPMLQHAVSKEFGALKRIVPREASLAVLKGAVIFGHNTKAIKELSTGFEAKIAALVEKLSEEEHEIQEWKLKIETPEQHMVEVKRNKEEVLSRRKRGVVDHRLGLFVGKPGPPGIPGHQGPPGRIGSIGQKGHKGTSGRPGLRGPPGPYGHPGWPGPPGFVGFPGKIGEKGFPCYDGIPGIIGDVGWAGVNGKHGFRGPPG